The genomic window ATGTGATCAACCGCGCCAACTTGGGGATGGAAGTGATGCATGAACGTAATGCTCACAACTTCCCGCTTGATTTGGCGGCCGGCGAGCAAACTCCTGTTGCTTTGACTGCTCCTTCTATCAATGGTTAGGTTTTAGCGACTGCTTAAAAAAGCGCTCTCAGAAATGAGGGCGCTTTTTTGTTGGCTCGTAGTTAGGCTTTAGCTGCATCCCCCTTAAACCAAGTATTTAAGCCGGCAACACTTCCTCATAAATTTCTGCCATTGCCAGCGTCAAATCCACAGAATTTAACTGTAAAATATCATCTGTTTCTAATATTTCTAAGTTCCAAGTTCCCGTTTCGTTTTTCCGATAAATTTCTACTTTCATCTCCTCTTGGGAAACCAGGACATATTCCTGCAAACTCGATAAACTTTGATAATTGAGACGTTTTTCACGCCGATCTAAGGTTTCTGTGGACGGAGAGAGAACTTCCACAATTAAACAAGGACGGGTTTTATAATATTTTTCTGTATCTTGAGGATCGCACGTCACCATCACATCGGGATAGTAAAAGACATCGGCAGTATTGCTGGCAATTTCTATTTTAACTTTCATATCGGCAATGAAAGTTTTACACCCACTACCGCGTAAATAAGTCAGTAAAGAAGCATAGATATTGCCGGCAATGCGGTTGTGTTCCTCGCTACCGCCAGACATGGCGAAAATTTGACCACCGAGATATTCGTGGCGTCCTTTGCTACTTTCTTCGGATGTGAGGTAGTCTTCAGTAGAAATAAATGCCGACGCTAATTCCATAATTTCTTTGCCTAACTCTAGAGAATAGATTATTACACACTTAAATCAGCGCAATGCTAATCCTATTCCCGGCGGACTACTTTAATCCCAAAACTATTGATAGTGCCTTCTCCAATGAGGCAAACACATTTAAAGCTTGTGGTGCAGAAATTGCTTCGGTTGTGATCGAGGGTTTAGAAAGTGGTGAGCTAAAAACTAAGCCAACTATTCATACAGGAGATGCCGTACTGTACAGAGGCTGGATGTTACCATTAGCGCAATATGAGTTTCTGGTGCAAAGTGTTGAAAAAATGGGTGGCATGATGCTTATCAGCACCAGTGAATATGCGGCGGCTCACTACTTGCCCAACTGGTATCCGTTAATTTCGCACCTAACCCCTGAAACTCGATTTTATAAATGTGACGAAAATTTAGTGGATGCTTTAGAACAACTGGGTTGGGAAAAATTTTTTATAAAAGACCACGTAAAATCGCTTAAAACCTCTCTAGGCTCTATTGTCGAGACTCCACAAGATATTACGGCGGTGGTTCTAGAAATGCAAAAATTTAGGGGTCAGATTGAAGGGGGTTTGTGTGTTCGACGGATAGAAAATTGGGTGAACAATTCTGAGCAACGGTATTTTATTTGGCAGGGCAATGTTTACGCAGCAAAAGAAACAGTGGTCATCCCGGATTTGGTTAGAGAATGCGCCCAAATAATTCCTAGCTCTTTTTTCAGCATAGACGTAGTCGAAACCGTTGATGGAAGACAGCGCGTTGTTGAAATTGGGGATGGGCAAGTGTCGGATCTCGTGGGTTGGACACCAGAAGAATTTACCCGCATTTGGTTCTAATCTTTTGAGGGACGGTGAAAGAACTTCCACAATTACACAATGACGGGTTTTATAATATTTTTCTGTCTCTTGAGGGTCGTACGTCACCATCACATTGGGATAGTAAAAGCCCTCAAATTCTCTGCCGCACTGCTAATACCTGCTGGACAAATTCTGGATATTGCTCCTTCACCCATTTAGGAAATATCAAAAGTGGATCGTTTGTTATCTGGCGTTTTAAAAGTGAAATAATATCATCTACTTCATTGACTAAATCAAAGACAAAGATATCATAGGGCATTTGATTGTTGACATTGAAATCAAGATCAAGAAAGTGTTTGATATCAACATCTTTCCCCACACCCAAGACAAAAAACTTAACGGTATTGGGATTATCAATATTAGCGCAGGCTTTCGCAATGCAATTGATAAACTGCGGTTCATCATTAAATAAACCATCGGTATAGATAATAAAAAAAGCGCCCCGATTTTTTGGTTTGCCCTCACGCAACCAAGTATCTAAGCATTTTTCTAAAGTAGGGGCGATGAAGGTTGTTGTCTTCGGTTGATTCTCGCTAAAAATTTTCCAGACTTGG from Microcoleus sp. FACHB-672 includes these protein-coding regions:
- a CDS encoding ATP-grasp domain-containing protein; translated protein: MLILFPADYFNPKTIDSAFSNEANTFKACGAEIASVVIEGLESGELKTKPTIHTGDAVLYRGWMLPLAQYEFLVQSVEKMGGMMLISTSEYAAAHYLPNWYPLISHLTPETRFYKCDENLVDALEQLGWEKFFIKDHVKSLKTSLGSIVETPQDITAVVLEMQKFRGQIEGGLCVRRIENWVNNSEQRYFIWQGNVYAAKETVVIPDLVRECAQIIPSSFFSIDVVETVDGRQRVVEIGDGQVSDLVGWTPEEFTRIWF
- a CDS encoding Uma2 family endonuclease, which produces MELASAFISTEDYLTSEESSKGRHEYLGGQIFAMSGGSEEHNRIAGNIYASLLTYLRGSGCKTFIADMKVKIEIASNTADVFYYPDVMVTCDPQDTEKYYKTRPCLIVEVLSPSTETLDRREKRLNYQSLSSLQEYVLVSQEEMKVEIYRKNETGTWNLEILETDDILQLNSVDLTLAMAEIYEEVLPA